The genomic window ATCAAAACCTAATCAATCAGAATAAGCAACACCAGTCTCCTTTCCACAATCCTTAGTGTCTAAGTACTTTTACCTCATATATTAAAGCAGTTTATCTAACAAAGATCTTGTAATTACTCTTGTAAATATTGCTAAGTGCTTCAAACTCCGAAGTCTCTTGTCTCCTTtgaagagaaggaaatcttaCAGGCATCCATTATCATGCTTTAGTAGTTTATTTAGTTGTTATCCTAGAAAAAAGCTGCTGAGGGGGTGACTTCTTGGTCTCTTGGGTTTCCTGGGTTAAGGAGAGCATTCTAATTTTTCCCTTAACATACAGTCCACTTTTGAAAATCCAGAGACAAACATGTTTACTATCCATTTCTCTTCTTTGAAAAAAGATATTGATCAAAAAAGAGACGTTGTAATTAAAGCTGAGGtaggctttgttttgttttgaggtCAGGAGGGGCATGTTGGCActgttattttggtttttttggaagTAACAGCTGGTTTTGGAAATGCTCAATATATCCATAAAAATGGATGTATATCTAGTTCCAACATCTACTATAATTACATGAGAGTTTAAACCTGCACAGCATCTGAATTTATTTAGTAAACCTGCAATGCAAAATACTTTTAATACACACTTCTAAAAGGcacttctgttttttctttagttAACACAACTACAGCTACtgtcattaaaaacaaacagttCCCTTTGACTTCTCCTCTTACAGGAGAAGCTTAACCTGCATATAAGCCAGGTTATTGTTTCCCATTTTGAGATCTCAACCCAAAGTTATATAAGAgataaattaaaagcaaatattgCAGCTGTAAACAGCTATGAGAAGAAGTCAAGTTTAAAAGTGACCTTTGGGAACTCaaagcttgtttttaaaaaaaaagtcctaacTTACTGCACTTCAATTTAGTAATGGCATTTCAAGAGTAAACAACCTACAGAAATTACCTTGAAGAAATTTGACACAATGACTGAAGAGACATTGCAGGCATGTAGCTTAAGGCAGCATTGTAACACAGCAGAAGGAATGTCAGCACTTCAAACCTGGGATTTGAAAGAAACATTGCAATTCCATtaccaattttattttttaaaagaaaacaaatttacaGGGAAATTTTTAAGAATTATTTGAACAGATTTGGCATTGTATTTCAATTTAATCAGCAACTGAGTAAGCTTTTCCCCTAAATGTAGTAATATGCCCTGCTGATCTTTCTGCATCTACATTTACAcgtgtttaaaacaaaaaaccacatgATAAAACCCAACATACACCTATCCTCCTTCAGTCTGCAACTATACTAAAAATTAGAAGCTCAGATCTATTAGGGACTCTCAAGCAAAATCCCATGATACAATTTCACCTGTTCTGGGCTGTCAGCATCTCCCTCTGAGGATGAGGTCCACTGTACACAACCCTGGACAAACCGTGCTGCGACAAAGCTCCTTCAGTGAGAGCCATGGAGCCAATGCTGGAAggctgaaggaaaaaaggggcaTTCAGAGCATGTCCACCTCAAATTCTGCTACAATGAAAGTGGAAATAGACAACCATACACATCACCATATTTACATATGAATTTTCAACAGGTTTAATGCTATCTGTTTAGATGTGATCTGTTCATTTTACACCAAATAAGGCATATggcttcagaaaagaaaaaaaaaatacatagttGCTGCATGGGTATTATGCAATTATGACTATTCCACCTTGAAAAGGCCTCAGAGACCAGTTAGCAGTACTCTGAAATCTCAGAAGTATGTTCCTATGTCATCAGACAACATGTTAAAACTACTTTCCACTTTTGTTCTTAACAAACAGGCTCCCAAAGCATATAGGGCATTTGAAAGACCCAGTCTGCATGCTCTCATTGGCTTGAACTCCATGCCCCTTCAAGTTCTGCCCAGTGAGATGCCTGCAGCCTTGGGAGATATTTGATTGGCCAAGACCCCTGACAATCATGGTAACACTGCCCTTCTCAATCAGGAATTTCACTTTGTATCTGTCACTTACTTCATGATAGACAGAAGGTTTGGACAAAGATGGAATTGTGAAACTCAGCACTTTGTTATGTCCCTCTTTGTCAACTATCTCCTGAAAAAGACAGAAGATATCAATGGTTACACTGTACTACAGAAAACAGACATCCTAaagtattaaatattatttattatggGGACTGATAGGGATACTATAACAATCCAAGCTGCAAGCTAGAAATTCTCTCTCTATTTCCTTTCTACCACAGCACATTTTGCTTGTTAATGAAAACTCTTCAAGTAACTTGGCCGAGGGCACATCCATTTGCACACATAACCCACATTAAAAACACTAAGAGGAAACATCATGTTTAAAACAACACGACCTTTTTTTAATTATACACTGTTTGCTAATTGTGAAGGTTAACAATCAATAATTCTATTCTGAAAACTATTAACCATCAAGTAAGCACTCAACAAGTAATTTGTTTTGGAAATATTACAGCTCTGGAATGACTGCAGCCTCATAAGGTTTGAGAGCAGCAGACCACAGCACTTGCAAAAGCCCAAGTCTGATAATTCACTCTATGGAATTAAAAGAAGCATGGATGCACAGCTTTAGAGAAGCTACTTTCCTGAAAGATACCACCACAGCAGTAGCTGGCAGACTTCTTGCTCCTGTAAGCTAACAGAAGACTAATGGGTAAGGCAAAACAAGATGTGGTTTTGTACCACAGAAGAGCAGTGGagtatttgaaataaaaaaattttaaagatcCAAAGCAGACTTGACCAAAACAAACACCACACACTAGATTTTAGTTCCCTCTTTTCTAAATTTCAGCAGCTGATTTCATATATCTAGAAGTAATAATTAGAGAGACGTTTCAGTGTCTCCTAACACCCATGTGTTGGAAGGCTGAAGGTCTAACTTCACATAGTAATTATTAAAACTCCTGTCTTAAAATAAAAGATGAAGCAGTAAAGGAAGACTGAAAAGGATTTaaagagcacacagagctgctccttctgaaaagctgcacagcttctccactcTCCACATAAACCACTatactttaatttttaatattgttCCTGGATAAATGTGGAAAACATGTTCTTCAATATataggagaaagggaaagaaaatggcTACATTCAAGCTTCTAAattctaaaaatattaatatttgtaTTCTTCATTATAATCAGATTTTTAATTAAGTTTCAGGAGTACATTTCAAGATGTATTTGTAGTGTATGATGTGTATTACAGTATATGAAGTGTATTAAAAAAACACTCTGATAACTACAGCTAGGAAAGCAAAAAATTTCAACTGCATGCATTACCACTGTACATCCCTAAGCTGAATGTAGAACAATCCAGTTCATGATCTCAAGGTTCAGCCACAATAATTCCACACCCCCCACAATGCagcaatttaaaattattctgagcaaaatttttcatttttcattttccttcagtAAGAAACTGCAGGACTCCTACTGAATGTTAAGTTTCCAAGAGTCCACTCTACATATTTAGAGTATGGAATTACTTTTATATTAGGCTTCATGTTTCCTCTTGGTTTTGAATACATAAAGTTGTTGGTTAAAGAGAAAGTAAGTAACTAAGCAGGTCACCTACTACCTTTTCAACCTGTACACTAAAGAACAATACCATCTTGATTGTTTCAGTTATAAATTTTATGCAACAGCAGGGAAGAAGTCAGCGTGAGTACAAGGCACTGCTTTACCAGAAGCATTCCTTATGTCTTGAAGCAAAACAGGGAAGAAAGTTCCCAAGAGCCATGCTGATCTCTACAGCTTCCTAGAGAAGCTTGCTGTGAAATTCTTATGACCCCAGGCAGCTGGAGATGGAAAGCCAAGTTACTAATTGAGAAAGAACCTCTTTACAGCTAAGAGAGGATGTTACCAGACTGGTTTCAAGCTTAACTTAAATGTAATCTCTTCTGGGAGAAAAACAAGTGATTACAGTCACATCCATGAACCACCCTAAATTACTTCATCATGGATAGAAAGGAGTGAATTGCCTTAAGGCAGAAGATAAGAGCAAATGCTTTTCAGGAATGTTCTTCTTGTCAGATACAACTAAGCATACAGAAAAGGCAGGAAGCTTGTACTCTGCCTCAGGAGGAGTGGAACATAAGGGCTAGTGTCTCTTAAATTAGACTCCTGGGTGAAAAAGATATTTCCATTTGCTTGGTGAAGACACCTATGATTATTTCTAGGAGATGGATACCAGCTGCCTTCTCCAGATTTTCAGATGAAGAGACTTGATATCACTATTTCGCTTCACAAAAAGCCTTCCTAAAACAACCAGAACAAACTACACAGACAAGAATCCCAACAGACATAAAAAACCACTAAGTATTTCAAAATAGCCATTAAAAGACTAAAATATGGTGCTTTTAAGGGTTCCTTATTAATTCTGTTCTTCAAAGCACAGATATAGCAACAAACAGTCAAGTATTAgttgaaagtaatttttttttgtggtttttgtccATATAGTCAAAACACAGGCAACAATTTCCAAAGCAGTGCCTTGAAAGTTCTCAAGCAGAATGTGAGTTTAATCACCATACCAAAAAATAAGTAACAAAAAATTCAAGAACCAcagaaagagcagagaaaatATTGACCAAGAAATGAAAGTTCATGTTGAAGATTTCTGACAGATACCGATTTGAAGAGTTGGGACTGAAATAATCACTTCATTTTAATTCCAAAACAAAATGTTGAAATACAAACCAAGTTATAAACTCCTAGGAGAAGAGCCTCTATGCATCCACTGCTCTGCAAGTCTCTGCTGGCTGAGACAGCAAGATAGCACCACATCAATTCTGGCAGGAACTGCAGCGTAAAGCGCAGCAATTGCTCCTCGCCGCTGCGGTAGAACTCAAAGAGCTGGTGGCAAACTGGCTCCAGAAGCTGAAATACAAGTTACAATCATGAATGAATAAAACATTACAAAAATCTGCAACTTTGCCTGGATCAATACTTTAGCCAAAACTGTAAACTGATAAAAATGACATTTAAGTTATCAGGGCATGACTGATACAGTAACTGCTCAAGTCACCTTACACACTTTCATGCCTATAACATACTTTTGTATGATGAAAGTAGAGTCATTCATACTACATGAATAAAAAATTCCAATGGCTGCTTTGCCTTGGTTTTGGCTCACTTCCTCCAGCCTCAAAGGCAAAAAATAGAGGATAGTTATCACATCCCTCATACTTCTCAGTATCTCTAATATACAGGCAAAGTACCTGAACAAAAGGTCTTGTTATTCTACAACTCCAAAAGCATACACAAAATGAAGCTAGAAGCTTTACCCACCTAGTGAGAAGAGCTGTATGACTTATATTCCAAGTATTACAAAAACTTAATACAAAATAGAATAAGTTTATTTTCCCACTCTCATTATAAGCTTCTAGAAGCTTCAATGTATTTATACACTTGAGACAGAAATGGGAAGCCTCAGGAGTAATTTTAGAATCAAATTTGTTAAGCTGATACAAGTGGATGTAAAACACTGAACTGGAAGTAATACACTGAGCTAGACCaagttaaaaaaagattttaaaacaaTGAAGTTATCAGCCTGATGGTGTTTCTGGATTTAATGTGCCTTCTTTTGCTACCACCTACCTCTGATATAAGGATGAAACACTGTGTTAAGCACCACCTGTCAATGTATGGAAATTAGATTTCCTAATTTTCTCCAATTAGAAAATATTGTCAAAAACAGCAGGCACTTTCAAAGCAAGCTGAACTACTAAATTCAGTCCTGCTATTTATCTACATCACAACTTTAGTTTTAGTAGAGtaagttttcagaaaaataagaaaggcaATTCTATATTCTTCCCTTTATTGAAGCAAAGGAGGCAAAATCACCAGGGAGACCACGCTAGAAAAATACCTGCTTGCTTTCCTAAGCTTTTCCTCCTGAACATGGAAAAAAGTCAAGTCAACATTTCTTACCTCCCAAAGCTACTTCTGAAACTGAAAGATCTTAGCAGATTTGAGTTCTTTTTTAAGAAGTAATCTGGGACAATCTGATCCATTCTAAAAAAGAGGAACTTTTAGCTTCTGAGAGATATAGCTCCACTTTGGAAATATCATCCCTGAAAATTCTACAGTAAAGGCAAAAAAGCCATGCCAAGCTGAACTAGTCATCAGTTTTAAGAGCAGTACAGCAAAGATCCTTCTAGAAAACCTTACCAGCAGAACTGTGCTCCATATTCAGCTTATATTTTTTACACAATTCACATCCTTCCCATAATGAAGTACCAGTTCTGAATGATGTGTTTGAACTTTAAAAGGCCCATAAATAGCTGTGACAGGTATCCATGTTTACGTCGTTATCTCACTTCAGACAGCTTTGTATCAGCACATTGAGATGCATAATCAGTACAAAACAGATTTTCTTCCTCAAAATGCCACCACATGCTACAACCTAATATCAAAATGCACTAATGACTGTTGCTGTTTCAAGATATCATTTTGAACCAAGCAGTTCTAAAAGAACTAGACTGAGACATTTTTTAATGCTGGAACAGAACAATGTCCAAGCAATTTCATCCCTCTTCCTTTTAAGCTGCACCCAAGTGTGTTAGACACACCAAACACTTGCTATTTCTTAATGCAAGTGCCTGTTTGGCTCCTATCTAAAAAGACAGCAAGAGTGTTTTaagtaaaaagcaaaagaacttcagtctttaaaaaaaaaatcacatatatatttaattatttttgacCACTGGAAGTCTTTAGTGAATTTTAAGTCCTTTAAATCTACACATCTTCTGGACTCTCCTTTCACTAAACTACATTTTTCACCTAGCAAGTGGCTCAGGAACCTCAAAAGTAACTAATAAAGTCTTTAGTAACACAGCTACTATGAAGTGGATGTTAAACAAGCAGTCCATTTATCTTACAAATGGCTAATTAATTTTTTggaaaagcaaaccaaaacaactcATATAAAAAGCAAAGATGAACCAGCAGAAAAATGCAGTTACAGATGCCAATACCCATGATTACTTTtcaaatgcttaaaaaaacccctcatcTATCCCGCAAAATAAGATTAATCACAATTTTATGGTACTCATAATTATTGTAAGTGCATACACTCAAAGGTGTACAGATAGGGTTGTTTGTCCATTTTTAAACTCTGCAGTATTTGTAGTGTTCATGCATTAATGCTTCCCCTTTGCATTACACTCTTGAGGTAAGAGAGGACAGCACACACCCTCCACAGTGCAGCAAGCTGACATTACACAATGCAGCTAACAGATCTCAAACAGCAGTTGGAAGatattacttttctttttaactgcTGGCTTGTAATTGTTTTCACAATGTGGAAAGCTCCAAGTGGCCTCTCCCACAAAGCAATGGCTACTTGGAGAACAGTCCAAAAAACATTTTAGGACTTTTTCTCAAGGCAGCACAACACTCACTGTCAGCACTAGCTTTTCATTTCAATTCAAAGTCTCACGAACAGTGAAATCTTCAATACCTTGCTCCTGGAATTATCCCAACAACCTTTTCAAGCAGAAGTTGCAGCAGCACCCTGCTACTAAGGCCCCTGAGAAACCTAGTGATAGTCAGAAGTAGTAAGAAATCAAAGAACTTATGAAAGTATTAATTAGGCTATCAATAGGGAGACTCATCAGATTAATTTACATTTTGCTACGAATTCTGAAGACCAGACAGGCTTGACTCAGTAGTTGGAATGATTCACAATGCCTTTCTGAGCAGcaaattaaaagtaaatttgTTCTTTGCTGGACAACCTGAGAGTTTCACTATCAGCATTCTCTCCAAAAGCATATATATAAAAGCTTTTTATCTTCTGACCTTTAGTACTGCCATAATCTCAAACTTTGGGATTGTTGCCTTATTTCTGGGTCTTTTCAGAAGAATTAAGGATTTGGTGCAGTATTAAAATAATGCACAAAAGGATTTCCAGATGGTACAAGGCAGTTAACAACAACACAATTAAACCCAGATCAGGATGTTCTGAACATACCTGGACATTTAAAACAAGGGCAGTCATGGGACACAGAACCTTCTTAGTACAGGTACTGAGAAAACCTGCCCCCCTTTCCCAcaatttttttcacattttcccctcatttcaGTAAGGGTACATTCCATGTATAAATCCATGTCTTTATATCATATGCATgtcaaacaacaaaaaaaaccttaaaaaaccTAAGCAACAATTTAAAATAGATGGCTAACCTAACTTGTTCTCTTGCATTATATAGACAAGCTTCTGACACCAAGAGATTCACATTCAAGTTTTAATTACAGAAAGAATTCTGTCAGACACAAACATCTTTTCAATTCCTTGATGCATTTCTCAATTCTACATCCAAGTCCTGAAGCCCATGAATGTGACCTACAAGCTTAACTATGATCAGTAGGTTACAAAACTTACAAATTTTTTTCCATGATAGTATGTCATGGCTAAGAACAACTTTTTGAAGGAGACTCTTCATCTATTACCTAGCATACAAGGTCTTGGTTTCATTCTGCCAGTGTTATGTCAGACATTTTGGGTGAGAGATCCAAAATACTCACTTCACTCTGTGGCTCCTGAATTACTTTGTAAAGAGATGAAATCAAAGCAGTTTTGTCTTTCAAGCTGGTAGCATAGCTGGATATGGATGCTTCTGGCAGtgtctgaaataaaaaatattataagCAATTTCTATCATTAAATATAACAGCTATTTCAAAAATTTTCCATTACAAATCACTGTTTATCAGAGTTTACTATAAACTAAACCTTGTTTCACAAAGAAATCGCCACATTTTCAGAGTGTTGCCAGAAGATATACTGCACTCTGTCACCTTGCAATTTCATAGGGAATGTAACAACAGCAGACAggaaattgatttttaaaaagttacaaAAATGCAACAGCCACTGAAATTTCACTGTGAGATGTCAGTCCTGTGAAACTTTTACACTTTTCAGATCCATACTTCAAGGAGTTTTCAAGACCAACTCTACACAGGTAGTGAACATTATTACCAGATACAGAATTACTGTGGAAAAGCACAAATTCCAGGTAATGCAAATTCCAACTCTTCTCTAACACGAAACATATTTTTGCCAATACTTAAGAAGGTAAAAATCTAATGTTTTTAACAACTCTTTTAGAAGATGTATGTTTAAATGTACACAAGTCTTACAGTAATTCTTATCTCCAGTCCTTGAAAGGACTCCACTCCACAGACAGGAAAACATATTTCCAGTGTATctaagcagagcaggagcaaaaCCTACAGTCATGTCTGGTACTCAAACCAATAAAATCAGTCATCTATGATATACATTTTCACTGCTCTCTGTCAGGAAGTATGTAGCCCCAAAGaggcatggaaaaaaaccctttcatgGAGACATTTGTATTTATCGCATAATCTCAGCAAAACCCAAGGCTCATATCTTCCTTTTTCTAGAGATGCAAGCACTCCTGCACACTTCACCAGCAGTGATTCAACACTTCTGGCTACGTATTGGAGAGTGTATTACCTTGAACTCTGATAACCACTCCTCCACAACCCCAGTATCCACAGCTAACATCTTCCAACATCTGCTTCAAAACCTTCAGCCTGAAAGAATAAGCAAACACAGTTTGTGAATACTCCAGTCACTACATTAAGTAGATGATGAAAATTAGGTCTCTGTGAATATTTAAAGAATCTAATCATGCTTTTACTTGTTAACATTTTTACATGCTGACATTACTTTGAACTTTTATTGTACCTCACTTATGCACGCTGCTGGAAGCATTAAGCACAGGAGTCTTCACATACAGCAGTTTAATAAATTCCAACTATATATTGCGTGGGAAGCAAGTCAAAGATTTTCAGAAATGGCattctgaaaacagaaaatattaccCTCCTcaatttcaatttatttttcagcttaCAAGACTCGAGAGCAAACTGTATGGACTCACTGAAGAGAACCTAAACTCTGTTTAGGTTTTTCCAAGTCAACTGCAATTCCCAGCTTGGAAAAGGTCACTGAAATAAAGGCAGATGGAAAACCTTTCAGTCCTCCCCCACCATGGCAACTGCAGGACAATGAGCCTGCTGCCTCTGCATGGAGCCTGAgacagcctccccagcccaacATTCTGCCCAgtctcagacagagagaggCCATCAGCAATAGGACTTGAACACAAGAGATGCAGAATGGCTACTAAATTAATTCCtgatttttcttcaaattttgaGAAACCACATAAAAACAATTGCCCCTTGGAGCAGCTTCTTCTAACACAAAAGACCAATATATCATTAAGATACAAAAGTACTAGAAGTTAAAAGAGCATGCTGTTAGCTTATCCAAATTGTGCCCATGGATTTCAACCAGTGACAAAATTAAATACTCATCGGAGGAAAAAATTAACACTGTCTTTCTTggtgaaatgttcagtcatgggAGATATCCCACCAAGTTTTACTTTGCCAGtttaaaattagttttgaaGTATTGATATCCAAGTATGGGCTTGTCTGGGAAAgacaaggaaggaaaagatgGAGGTAAGAATTGCCTTTTATAACACAAATACAGGTATTTTATTCTGAAATCCAGACTGTAGTAGAGCATATACAGACTATATACAGTATATTTTAAGAAGCCTCAAGGGAGAAGAACCAGACATGATAATAGCAAGAGCTCCCTATAACCCTCCAAAGCAAGGGGAGTGGAGAAAGCTCAAAGTTAAATAAGGCTTTGAGTAGTGACCAGGATACAGACAGGGTTGGGAGGAAATTACTATTCAGACATGAATGGTAAAAGGAATAAAACAGAACAGGCTGTCCagcaatttcattttcatttcatttcatcgTAATACACAATAATAACATAAGGCAACCAGGGACTTCTGTGCCCCTTCTCCTCACTTGCATGATCATTAAATAATGGACTGGGACATGTGAAATCCCAGGAAAGCAGCTGTGGCAATGTCCTCTCCCAACCCTACAAAGACACACAAGTCTGCACAAAGCTTAGAAAACACTGCCTTTGGAGGATGAAAGGACAACAGGCAAGGGCCAAGGAAGCGTAAGCATTTAATTTTTGGAGACCATTCCACTGCCATGGCTGGATATGGGCTCCTCAAGGCTTGTGGGGGAGAAAAGCTGCCCTTTgttgggagagcagcagggacacaagGAGCATGGCCCTGCTGTGGACAATGAGACAGCTGGGAGCTTATGGGTCACATATGAGAGGGCAGAATAACATGGGTGACATTACTGTAGGTGTTTGCTACTCATCACCTGAGCAAGACAAAACACAGGAATTCCTCTTCATATACAGAAGAAGAAGCCTCAGGCACCTGGTCCTCACATGAACATGAACTACCCTCTTATCTCTTGGAGGGGAAACAGAAGAGGGAACAACCTGAAACAGGGGACTGAGGAGCCAAAAGCAGGCCCTCTGCTAAACATGGGAAACTACAAACATGGAAAAAGTGGCTAGTGGTGTCAAGGTCAGGGCAGACACAGCTGCAATGACCATGACAAAGTAGATCACAGGATCCCAGTAAGAAGGATCAAAGCAAGAAGGAGGATCAGGAATGTTCTAGAATGGTTCATGGGCTTTTGCAAAAATAGCAACAGGAAAGCTAGGGCTCCATGACTGAATCAGCAGGGGATCTGCTGAGAGAAGATACAGGAAAGGCCAAGGTACTCACTGTCACCTTTACCTCTGTTGTTACCAGCAAGAGCATCCCCCAGGAACCCTGGATCTCAGAGCACAGAAAATTGCCTCAGGTGCCAGAGTGGTTGAGGAGTCCCCAACTGGAGAAGTTGAAAACCCAGTTTGAGAAGATCTTGAGCAGCCAGACAGACACCTGTTCCAATTTTCACTACTTTGAGCAAAGGAGGCTGGACTTCATGATCACCAAAGATCCATTTAAACCTCACCCATTCTTTCATCCTGTATCAACAAAGAAATGGGAAGGACTGCCATGTATATTAATTTATAGCTGAATACCAAGTCTTTCTGATCAGCACTGACAGTCCCTGAAGGTGTAACAATGAAAATacagaggagcagcccctgacTGCCCAGCATAGGTTGTGCATGAGACCCTGCTGTGAAGGGAGGCTTTGAAGGGTAACACCACATGCTAACAAACACAAAGAATAGTCCTACTACAATTACTGAAGCAACCCCCTTGCCAGTTCCTACAGAATCCCACAAGCCACTGGCCCTACTTTCATTCCTATGGAGGTGGACAAAGGCTTTTGCAGAGTCTcatgctccagcactgctgacaACAGGAACCATCCCCTACTGAGCCCCATTAATAGCACAAATACCTGTCCTAATACTGATTGCTCAAAGCAAAAATACCATTATTTAAAAGAGCCAGCAGGAGTCTTGCCTACACCAAGTGTGTAGTTGATACCCCATATCCAAGAGATTCATCTTTTTCTCACCCTTCTCTAGTGATCCATCAAGCATTATTTTCAGATTAAGGGTTCCCAGAGAACAGAGGTTTCATTTGACCAGTAAAAAATTAAGAGCATCCTTGGCTGGCATTAGCCATTGGAAAAATACTTTAAGTTTTTATGACTAATTTTATGACTCAGTATTTAGAgatgacctttttttttttttgcaacagtATGAACCTTTGAAATGACATTTGTAGAAAAGAAATAGGACAAAGTTTTTGCTGATCAGatcttttatatttatttttaaagtagcaGAGGCATTCCACTGAGAGTTAAGGCAGTAGAAACACACAGGGTATAGACTGTCCTTATTTTACCTTcatactttaaaaaatccatATATATCCGCTTAAACCACAGCAATACACATTTGAGTATCACAAATAAGAACTCGTAACTTTACAATTATTTTCCTTGAAGACATGGATTATGTGTTCAATTGATGTcccccagaaggaaaaaaaagctttaattcCACATATCAGCTGTGTGGGATCTATTTAAACAGGCAGAGAACCTACTGCTTTACTGAGGATTGCCTCATTTTGTTCCAGTTACATAACTGATCAAGTTGGACTGGCACAATATTTGGACAGAGTTTGAAAACCCAAGACTGTTCCAAAAGAAGGATTAACAGGTTTCAGTTAACAACACAATTTTTTGCTGAAGCCcacaaaaagttttaaaaaagtaaCTCTAAAGTGGGATTTTTAACACTAAGTGCACCAAAATAAGGCTTAATTTATACCATCtgttaaacttaaaaaaaaaaaaaagacccagAGGATTAAAAAAGCATGCCTTAATTACAGCTTTGTTTCAGTGGATA from Agelaius phoeniceus isolate bAgePho1 chromosome 1, bAgePho1.hap1, whole genome shotgun sequence includes these protein-coding regions:
- the HYCC1 gene encoding hyccin isoform X3, yielding MLAVDTGVVEEWLSEFKTLPEASISSYATSLKDKTALISSLYKVIQEPQSELLEPVCHQLFEFYRSGEEQLLRFTLQFLPELMWCYLAVSASRDLQSSGCIEALLLGVYNLEIVDKEGHNKVLSFTIPSLSKPSVYHEPSSIGSMALTEGALSQHGLSRVVYSGPHPQREMLTAQNRFEVLTFLLLCYNAALSYMPAMSLQSLCQISSRICVCGYPRQQVRKYKGVNSRIPVSSEFMVQMLTGIYYAFYNGEWDLARKAMDDVLYRAQLELYPEPLLVANAIKASLPQGAMKSSKEGTRCIQVEITPTSSRISRNAVTSMSIRGHRWKRHEQPENGNDATELGNFIIPEISVTSVAGERTGNGEKSRALAENDVQHLQGVQETATEPRTDSKGLPEIRRQKSIILT